Proteins from a genomic interval of Corythoichthys intestinalis isolate RoL2023-P3 chromosome 3, ASM3026506v1, whole genome shotgun sequence:
- the LOC130913199 gene encoding zinc finger protein 852-like translates to MLKELVRKRLIAAADEICELFAETIASYEEQLRRLREETELHRRHPKAISKTQTVLRVQDVQHQGESSRTEQESHHEEGDYPQSPLDLKEEEEEAVVSDFPQTDVFDVSEDDIDNSPDWSRLRGPIGDSTGGLASGDVFAPSSDNDDAEDPFRSDNEHLTSYENRATFSSKDASPKPKKSYICSICGRVMASNSVLIIHMRKHTGEKPFVCSVCGKAFIQKSHLGSHMITHTGEKPFSCSFCGLTFSYKCNLNKHMLKHK, encoded by the exons ATGTTGAAGGAGTTGGTAAGGAAGCGTCTCATCGCGGCAGCCGACGAAATATGCGAACTGTTTGCAGAAACCATAGCGTCTTACGAGGAACAACTTCGTCGTCTGAGAGAGGAGACCGAGCTTCATCGAAGACACCCCAAAGCAATTTCCAAGACTCAAACTGTGTTACGTGTCCAAG ATGTCCAGCACCAAGGAGAGAGCTCTAGAACAGAGCAGGAGTCTCATCACGAGGAAGGGGATTATCCGCAATCCCCCCTCGACCTCaaagaggaggaagaagaggccGTGGTTAGCGACTTTCCGCAGACCGACGTCTTTGACGTGAGCGAAGACGACATTGACAATTCGCCCGATTGGTCGCGGCTTCGCGGACCAATCGGAGACAGTACGGGAGGACTGGCGTCAGGTGACGTTTTCGCGCCGTCGTCGGACAACGACGACGCGGAAGACCCTTTCAGGAGCGACAACGAACACTTGACATCTTACGAAAACCGGgcaactttcagtagcaaagacGCTTCGCCAAAGCCTAAAAAAAGTTACATCTGCTCCATTTGCGGCAGAGTTATGGCTAGCAATTCCGTCTTGATTATACATATGCGAAAACACACGGGAGAAAAACCCTTCGTTTGCTCCGTGTGCGGCAAAGCGTTCATTCAAAAGTCGCATCTCGGGTCGCACATGATAACGCACACAGGCGAAAAACCCTTCAGTTGTTCATTTTGCGGTTTAACCTTTAGTTATAAGTGCAATTTGAATAAACACATGCTGAAACACAAATGA